In Limibacter armeniacum, a single window of DNA contains:
- the aceA gene encoding isocitrate lyase produces the protein MTKQERIDAIVKDWAENPRWKSVERTYTAEEVVRLQGNMVIEHTLAKNGAEKLWNGLNSERFVAGLGALTGNQAIQEVQAGLKAIYLSGWQVAADANLAGHMYPDQSLYPADSVPAVVRRINNALRRADQIQSVSGEGDLDYFVPIVADAEAGFGGNLNAFELMKMMIEAGAAGVHFEDQLSSAKKCGHLGGKVLVPTQEAVNKLIAARLASDVCGTSTILVARTDADAANLITSDIDERDRKFIYGNRTHEGFYQVKNGLDQAIDRGLSYAPYADLIWCETSHPDLGEAREFAQAIKEKYPDKMLAYNCSPSFNWAAKLSVSEMESFRENLADMGYKFQFITLAGFHALNTGMFELAKAYKERGMAGYSQLQQREFSLVDDGFKAVKHQAFVGTGYFDAVQNIVTNGQASTTAMKGSTEEAQF, from the coding sequence ATGACTAAACAGGAAAGAATCGATGCCATTGTAAAAGATTGGGCAGAAAACCCAAGATGGAAAAGTGTAGAACGTACTTACACTGCAGAAGAAGTTGTTAGACTTCAGGGCAATATGGTCATTGAGCATACACTTGCTAAAAATGGAGCCGAAAAGCTTTGGAATGGATTAAACAGCGAAAGATTTGTGGCAGGTCTAGGTGCACTAACTGGTAATCAAGCTATCCAGGAAGTTCAAGCAGGACTGAAAGCTATTTACCTAAGTGGCTGGCAAGTGGCAGCAGATGCCAACCTTGCAGGACATATGTACCCAGACCAATCACTATACCCTGCTGATTCGGTTCCTGCTGTAGTCAGAAGAATCAATAATGCACTCAGACGTGCTGACCAAATACAATCAGTAAGTGGAGAGGGTGACCTTGACTACTTTGTTCCTATCGTAGCAGATGCTGAAGCTGGATTTGGCGGTAACCTGAATGCATTTGAACTAATGAAAATGATGATTGAAGCAGGTGCTGCAGGTGTACACTTTGAAGACCAGCTTTCGTCAGCTAAAAAATGTGGTCACTTAGGAGGAAAAGTACTTGTGCCAACACAAGAAGCTGTCAATAAACTAATAGCAGCAAGATTAGCATCTGATGTTTGCGGAACCTCAACTATTCTTGTAGCCCGAACTGATGCAGATGCAGCTAACCTTATCACAAGTGACATTGACGAACGTGATAGAAAATTCATTTACGGTAACAGAACACACGAGGGTTTTTACCAAGTAAAAAATGGCTTGGACCAAGCAATTGATAGAGGTTTGTCTTATGCTCCCTATGCTGACCTAATCTGGTGTGAAACATCTCACCCTGACTTGGGCGAAGCAAGAGAGTTTGCACAGGCTATCAAAGAAAAATATCCTGACAAGATGTTGGCTTACAACTGTTCTCCTTCTTTCAACTGGGCTGCAAAACTTTCTGTAAGTGAAATGGAAAGCTTCAGAGAAAACTTGGCAGATATGGGGTACAAATTCCAGTTTATCACGCTAGCTGGTTTCCATGCACTGAATACAGGCATGTTTGAATTGGCTAAGGCGTATAAGGAAAGAGGTATGGCAGGGTACTCTCAGCTTCAGCAACGTGAGTTCAGCCTTGTTGATGATGGTTTCAAAGCCGTTAAACATCAAGCTTTTGTAGGCACAGGGTATTTCGATGCTGTTCAGAACATTGTCACAAATGGACAAGCTTCTACAACTGCCATGAAAGGATCTACTGAGGAAGCTCAATTCTGA
- a CDS encoding BamA/TamA family outer membrane protein: MDTIDVKGGSVVLLKDSLIEVRSDTVFILPDTLRFEVVKDQAVEEFYDTLKKKSEKSKVTKELYDLLVRRDGDKKKEAEEEAGKFVKSESFFSAYEGKVIRSISFYKVPILEGSVFDTTIVASSGIAKLANNIHVNTLDHILKNNLFIKSGEKLDAYRVSDNERVIRNLNYIEDAKIWVIKTGSKDSVDLVVATKDKFSIGFSASASGWQDYSVRVYDRNVVGTGRDLSYEFSYDEGEDPPFGHQVRLFANNIAGTFTDGLVNYINSANEDRLTLSLKKEYLTPQTKYAGEIIYEDIKTFRTELDADTLKEQVFSEKVYDVWVGRSFNFGEVSRRTSINLGIRYRYDNFMDRPFVASDSNNYYHDRKLYLGNVFFNNIVFFKTSKLLGFGRTEDISAGVRYGFTLGYEKSEFEDRPYVGFSLLGAKYSPRLGYFSFSFDAGGFFKPSWRDGAIRFNSTIFTNLKDIKRTQLRHIFKLNYLLGFNRSGRDDLIRLDDLLRGFNSNGFEGGPNRLATSWEGVIFMPWNWIGFKFAFFTYADFGFVDQDKVFFTLDNLRAAFGMGVRLRNESLVFNTFSLTLGWIPIVDDGNSHFHIDVSGSDPVLFDQIRDARPNIVPYE, encoded by the coding sequence ATGGACACCATAGATGTAAAAGGAGGTAGTGTGGTATTATTGAAAGATAGCTTGATAGAGGTTCGTTCCGATACGGTATTCATTTTACCGGATACGTTACGTTTCGAAGTAGTTAAAGATCAGGCTGTAGAGGAGTTTTATGATACGCTGAAAAAGAAATCTGAGAAGTCTAAAGTAACAAAAGAGCTTTATGATTTGCTTGTGAGGAGAGATGGAGATAAAAAGAAAGAAGCAGAGGAAGAAGCAGGGAAATTTGTAAAAAGTGAATCTTTTTTTAGCGCATATGAAGGGAAGGTAATTCGGAGTATCTCTTTCTATAAAGTACCAATTCTAGAAGGGAGTGTATTTGATACGACCATTGTCGCATCTAGTGGTATTGCTAAGTTAGCCAATAATATTCATGTAAATACTTTAGATCATATTCTGAAGAATAACCTGTTTATCAAGTCTGGTGAGAAGCTGGATGCATACAGGGTTTCAGATAATGAAAGGGTAATTCGGAACCTGAATTATATTGAAGATGCCAAAATTTGGGTAATTAAAACTGGAAGTAAAGATAGTGTTGACTTGGTTGTAGCAACAAAAGATAAGTTTTCAATTGGTTTTTCAGCTTCAGCAAGTGGTTGGCAGGATTACAGTGTTAGGGTTTACGATCGAAATGTTGTTGGAACAGGCCGTGACTTGAGTTATGAATTCAGTTATGATGAAGGGGAAGATCCTCCTTTTGGTCATCAAGTTAGACTTTTTGCAAATAACATTGCTGGAACTTTTACAGATGGGCTTGTAAATTATATCAACTCGGCTAATGAAGATCGCTTAACATTAAGTTTGAAAAAAGAATACTTAACACCCCAAACAAAATATGCAGGGGAAATTATCTATGAAGACATCAAGACTTTCAGAACTGAGTTGGATGCAGATACACTTAAAGAGCAGGTTTTTTCTGAAAAAGTATATGATGTTTGGGTAGGGCGATCATTCAATTTTGGGGAGGTATCTAGAAGAACCAGTATCAATCTTGGGATACGCTATCGGTATGATAATTTTATGGATAGACCGTTTGTGGCTTCTGATTCCAATAATTACTACCATGACCGAAAGCTTTATCTAGGAAATGTGTTTTTCAATAATATAGTCTTTTTCAAAACCAGTAAACTTTTAGGTTTTGGTCGTACGGAAGATATATCGGCAGGGGTTCGTTATGGTTTTACGCTTGGTTATGAAAAGAGTGAATTTGAAGATCGTCCATATGTCGGTTTTTCATTGTTAGGTGCTAAATATTCTCCAAGGTTGGGTTATTTCTCTTTTTCTTTTGATGCAGGTGGTTTTTTTAAACCTTCTTGGAGGGACGGGGCTATTAGATTCAATAGTACCATTTTTACTAACCTGAAAGACATTAAAAGAACTCAGTTAAGGCATATTTTTAAGTTGAATTATCTCCTTGGTTTTAATAGGTCAGGCAGGGATGACCTAATAAGGTTGGATGATTTGTTGAGGGGCTTTAATTCCAATGGCTTTGAAGGAGGCCCAAATCGACTGGCGACCTCGTGGGAAGGAGTCATATTTATGCCTTGGAACTGGATAGGCTTTAAGTTTGCCTTTTTTACCTATGCAGATTTTGGGTTTGTTGATCAGGATAAAGTCTTTTTCACGCTCGATAACTTGAGAGCAGCTTTTGGAATGGGGGTGAGACTTAGAAATGAAAGCCTTGTTTTCAATACTTTTTCGCTGACACTAGGCTGGATTCCCATTGTTGATGATGGAAACAGTCATTTTCATATTGATGTTTCTGGTTCAGACCCAGTTCTATTTGACCAGATTAGGGATGCACGTCCTAACATTGTACCATATGAATAA
- a CDS encoding M3 family metallopeptidase: MRLRDTMMVVVAAGSMLSACNNLQEVKEVKNPFFTEYNTPYQVPDFTNIKNDDYLPAFEKGIEEQQKEIAEIVNNSQEPTFQNTIEALDKSGQLLTKVSNVFFNLQSANTNDTIKVIAKTIAPLLSKHHDDINLNKELFERVKSIYDNRSSLKLTTEQNSLLDKTYKGFVRGGANLQESQKDSLRNINKELSLLSLKFGDNLLNETNAFQLVIENEEDLSGLPEGVKSATAQAAKEENMEGKWLFTLHKPSMVPFLQYAENRDLREQIYKAYLNRANNNNESDNNQVVAQIATLRLQKAKLLGYNNFAAYSLEPTMAKTPEKVNELLNKLWKAALPKAKQEVEALQAMIKKEGNDFKLESWDWWYYTEKLKKEKYSIDASEVRQYFSLDNVRNGLFDVVNKLYGIKLIKRDDIPVYHPEVEAYEVQEVNGKHVGVLYMDFFPRASKRGGAWMTSYRKQYKENGTNITPVISIVCNFTKPTGDTPALLSFDEVETFFHEFGHALHGLLSDCQYETLSGTSVSRDFVELPSQILENWAGEGSVMRNFAKHYKTGEPIPAELINKMESAAHFNQGFATVEYLAASILDMDWHTVTNTDDLDAAKFEKKAMDKIGLIPEIAPRYKSTYFQHIFRGGYAAGYYSYIWSEILDADAFDAFKETTLFDKETANSFRKNILEKGGSEDPMELYKKFRGREPSIEPLLRRRGLRPIDRNM; the protein is encoded by the coding sequence ATGAGATTAAGGGACACAATGATGGTTGTGGTCGCAGCAGGTTCAATGCTGTCGGCTTGTAACAACCTTCAGGAAGTAAAAGAGGTCAAGAACCCATTCTTCACAGAGTATAATACTCCCTATCAGGTACCTGACTTTACTAACATTAAAAATGACGATTATCTACCAGCTTTTGAAAAAGGGATAGAAGAACAGCAAAAAGAAATTGCAGAGATCGTCAACAACTCTCAGGAGCCAACATTTCAAAACACCATTGAAGCTTTGGATAAAAGTGGACAACTTTTAACAAAGGTCAGCAATGTATTTTTCAACCTGCAAAGTGCCAATACCAATGACACCATTAAGGTCATTGCCAAGACAATTGCACCGTTACTTTCCAAACACCATGATGACATTAACCTGAATAAGGAATTGTTTGAGCGTGTTAAAAGTATTTATGACAACCGTAGCTCACTGAAACTTACAACTGAACAAAATTCTCTTCTGGACAAAACATACAAAGGTTTTGTAAGAGGTGGAGCTAACCTTCAAGAAAGTCAGAAAGATTCTCTTAGAAATATCAATAAGGAATTATCTCTACTGTCTTTGAAGTTCGGTGACAACCTTCTGAATGAAACCAACGCATTTCAATTAGTCATTGAAAATGAAGAAGACCTATCAGGTCTGCCTGAAGGCGTAAAATCTGCGACCGCTCAAGCTGCCAAAGAAGAAAACATGGAAGGCAAATGGTTATTTACTTTGCATAAGCCTAGTATGGTTCCATTCCTTCAGTATGCTGAAAACAGAGATTTGAGAGAGCAGATCTACAAGGCATACCTGAACAGGGCCAACAACAACAATGAAAGTGATAATAACCAAGTCGTAGCACAGATAGCAACACTGAGACTTCAAAAAGCCAAATTGCTTGGATATAACAATTTTGCTGCATACTCACTTGAACCTACAATGGCAAAAACACCTGAAAAGGTGAATGAATTGCTGAACAAGCTTTGGAAAGCTGCGCTGCCTAAAGCGAAACAGGAAGTGGAGGCACTACAGGCCATGATTAAGAAAGAAGGTAATGACTTCAAGTTGGAATCATGGGACTGGTGGTACTATACTGAAAAGTTGAAGAAAGAAAAGTATAGCATCGATGCGTCTGAAGTACGTCAGTATTTCTCGTTGGACAATGTAAGAAACGGACTGTTTGATGTTGTCAACAAGCTTTATGGTATCAAGCTTATCAAACGAGATGATATTCCTGTGTACCACCCAGAAGTGGAAGCATACGAAGTACAAGAGGTAAATGGGAAACATGTCGGAGTACTTTATATGGATTTCTTCCCTAGAGCAAGCAAACGTGGTGGCGCTTGGATGACCAGCTACAGAAAGCAATACAAGGAAAACGGCACTAATATAACTCCAGTAATCTCTATTGTATGTAACTTCACAAAACCTACAGGAGACACACCTGCATTGTTGAGCTTTGACGAAGTGGAAACTTTCTTCCATGAATTTGGTCATGCGCTACATGGGTTACTTTCAGACTGCCAATACGAGACTTTGTCAGGAACATCTGTTTCAAGAGACTTTGTTGAGTTACCATCTCAAATTCTTGAAAACTGGGCTGGTGAAGGAAGCGTTATGAGAAACTTTGCAAAACACTACAAAACAGGTGAACCTATTCCAGCCGAACTGATCAATAAAATGGAAAGTGCTGCACACTTCAACCAAGGCTTTGCTACAGTTGAATACCTTGCTGCTTCAATTCTGGATATGGACTGGCACACAGTTACAAATACCGATGACTTGGACGCTGCCAAATTTGAGAAAAAGGCAATGGACAAGATCGGGTTGATTCCTGAAATCGCACCTCGTTACAAATCAACCTACTTCCAGCACATCTTCAGAGGTGGTTATGCAGCTGGGTATTATAGCTATATCTGGTCTGAAATTCTGGATGCAGATGCGTTTGACGCATTCAAGGAAACTACGTTGTTTGATAAAGAAACAGCTAATTCGTTCAGAAAGAACATCCTTGAAAAAGGTGGTTCTGAAGACCCAATGGAACTATACAAAAAATTCAGAGGTCGCGAACCAAGCATTGAGCCATTGCTAAGAAGAAGAGGACTGAGGCCTATTGATAGAAATATGTAA
- a CDS encoding sporulation protein — translation MSFFKKMMAGMGVGNMKIDTQLDVNEIQAGESLTGVIHIVGGGADQELNGINMHLMTELHTEDGEHHVITLENYRIVDNAFVGAGEHLQVDFSIPIPTDTPVSFGLSNTWLRTEADVSFAIDPKDDDEIIIAPHPLQAIVMEGIESIGLSLSQVEFEEAPYRMGSRVPVIQELEYRPQRFSLLSKKLDELEVVFVPMEQAMRVFFQIDKRKGWFKEAFDQDESNIYIELPYDQQIAPAQVTQFLEQHIL, via the coding sequence ATGTCCTTTTTCAAGAAAATGATGGCAGGAATGGGTGTCGGCAATATGAAAATAGATACCCAGCTCGATGTAAATGAAATACAAGCAGGAGAAAGCCTGACAGGTGTCATTCATATTGTAGGCGGAGGTGCGGACCAAGAGCTTAATGGCATCAATATGCACCTGATGACAGAATTACACACTGAAGACGGCGAACACCATGTCATTACACTTGAAAACTATAGAATTGTGGACAATGCATTTGTAGGTGCAGGAGAACATCTTCAAGTAGATTTCTCTATTCCAATTCCAACAGACACTCCTGTATCATTTGGACTTTCGAATACTTGGCTAAGGACTGAAGCTGATGTCAGCTTTGCTATTGATCCAAAAGATGATGATGAAATAATTATCGCGCCTCACCCATTGCAAGCAATTGTCATGGAAGGAATCGAAAGTATTGGACTTAGTTTGAGCCAAGTCGAATTTGAAGAAGCGCCTTATAGAATGGGCAGTCGGGTTCCCGTTATTCAGGAGCTTGAATATAGACCTCAAAGATTCAGCCTATTAAGCAAAAAGCTGGATGAACTGGAAGTTGTATTTGTTCCTATGGAGCAAGCCATGCGCGTTTTCTTCCAGATCGACAAAAGAAAAGGTTGGTTCAAAGAAGCTTTCGATCAGGATGAGTCCAATATTTATATTGAGCTTCCATATGATCAGCAGATTGCGCCTGCACAGGTTACACAATTTCTGGAGCAACACATTTTATAA
- a CDS encoding DUF3109 family protein produces the protein MIIIDNVILSDDVAEQFFVCNIEKCKGACCVEGDLGAPLEEDELPIMEEIYDQVKPYMSQEGIQEVEKQGYYIKDFEGDFSTPTIDNKECAYAIYDEKGNLQCAIEKAYNDGKIDYKKPISCHLYPIRIQKYDQYDAANYDRWDICSDACTLGNELQVPVYKFAKAPLIRKYGEQWYEKLEKEIEMRKKELKR, from the coding sequence ATGATCATCATTGATAATGTCATCCTGAGTGACGATGTAGCGGAACAGTTTTTTGTCTGTAACATCGAGAAGTGTAAGGGAGCTTGCTGTGTAGAAGGAGATTTGGGAGCGCCTCTTGAAGAGGATGAACTGCCTATCATGGAAGAGATCTATGATCAGGTAAAGCCCTACATGAGCCAAGAAGGTATTCAGGAAGTCGAAAAACAAGGGTACTATATCAAGGATTTTGAAGGGGACTTTTCTACTCCTACCATTGATAATAAAGAATGTGCTTATGCTATCTATGATGAAAAAGGCAACTTGCAGTGTGCGATAGAAAAGGCATACAATGATGGGAAAATCGATTACAAGAAACCTATCTCTTGTCACCTTTATCCTATCAGAATCCAGAAATATGACCAGTACGATGCCGCAAACTATGACCGCTGGGACATTTGCAGTGACGCTTGTACTTTAGGCAATGAATTGCAGGTTCCGGTTTACAAGTTTGCCAAGGCTCCTTTGATCCGTAAATATGGAGAACAGTGGTATGAGAAGCTGGAGAAGGAAATTGAGATGAGAAAGAAAGAACTGAAAAGGTAA
- a CDS encoding peroxiredoxin family protein: protein MKFLNVLTLVLSVMLIASCQQEAKQSVANTEETSLTTGKWRAEIALNDGSHKMPFNFEVIGNGHDQKIFILNGEERLLLNELNFNGDSVTIPMHIFDAEIVAKVEEGKLTGNYRKPGIYSLPFHAELGNDRFTDNLEVPVADVSGKWAVDFQKPDGNSTFAVGVFEQKGNQLTGTFMTQYGDYRFLEGIVTGKELKLSTFDGAHMYLFEATIDGDQITQGDFWSGKTGHRTWTAKRDENVALPDASSLTHLKEGFETIDFTFPNIEGKEVSISDERYKGKVVVVQILGSWCPNCMDETAFMAPFYQKYKDKGLEVIGLAYENTDKLEVAAKKMKRMKDRFDIGYELLYAGQPKQAEASLPMLEKIVSFPTSILIDRNGKVVNIHTGFNGPGTGEYYDQFVEEFTAKVEHYLAEAQ, encoded by the coding sequence ATGAAATTTCTTAATGTACTGACTTTGGTTTTGAGTGTAATGCTGATTGCCTCATGTCAGCAAGAGGCAAAGCAGTCTGTGGCAAATACAGAAGAAACATCTCTGACTACAGGAAAGTGGAGGGCCGAAATTGCTTTGAATGATGGCTCCCATAAGATGCCTTTCAATTTTGAAGTGATAGGAAATGGTCATGATCAGAAAATCTTTATCCTGAATGGAGAAGAACGGTTATTATTGAATGAACTTAATTTCAACGGTGATTCGGTAACGATTCCAATGCATATTTTTGACGCTGAGATAGTGGCAAAAGTGGAAGAGGGTAAGCTGACAGGAAATTACCGTAAGCCTGGCATTTACAGTTTACCATTTCATGCCGAGTTAGGGAACGATCGTTTTACAGATAATTTGGAAGTACCTGTAGCTGATGTATCAGGCAAATGGGCAGTAGACTTCCAAAAGCCTGATGGAAATTCCACATTTGCAGTTGGTGTTTTCGAACAGAAGGGAAACCAACTTACTGGTACCTTTATGACTCAGTATGGCGACTATCGTTTTCTGGAAGGTATCGTAACAGGGAAAGAGCTGAAGCTTTCCACTTTTGATGGGGCGCACATGTACCTGTTTGAGGCAACCATCGACGGTGATCAAATAACTCAGGGAGATTTTTGGTCAGGAAAGACTGGTCATAGAACATGGACAGCCAAAAGAGATGAAAATGTAGCGCTTCCTGACGCTTCAAGTCTGACGCACCTTAAAGAAGGGTTTGAAACGATTGATTTTACTTTCCCGAACATTGAAGGCAAGGAAGTTTCGATTAGTGATGAACGTTACAAGGGGAAGGTTGTAGTAGTCCAGATTTTAGGTTCATGGTGTCCTAACTGTATGGATGAGACGGCATTTATGGCGCCATTTTACCAGAAGTATAAGGACAAAGGCTTGGAAGTAATTGGGCTGGCATACGAAAATACTGATAAGCTGGAAGTAGCTGCCAAGAAGATGAAACGCATGAAGGATAGGTTTGATATTGGGTATGAATTGCTTTATGCCGGTCAGCCTAAACAGGCAGAAGCATCATTGCCAATGCTGGAGAAGATTGTATCATTTCCTACTTCCATTTTGATTGACAGAAATGGCAAGGTGGTCAATATACATACCGGATTTAATGGTCCTGGCACAGGAGAGTATTATGATCAGTTTGTAGAAGAGTTTACAGCTAAGGTGGAGCACTACCTTGCAGAAGCACAATAA
- a CDS encoding ABC transporter ATP-binding protein, whose product MIKVQHLGKAYDEKGKAAITDVSFEVEQGEIFALIGESGCGKSTTLRCMAGLEQPSEGEVQLRGERIIGPWEQLIAGHPDIKLVAQSYDLFPNMSVWENIKHPIRKYTKEYQQYRISELMRLCRLEGLENKTPEHLSGGEQQRVAFACALSDEPAVLLMDEPFSNLDIPVKTMLRREVKRMVKESGTTVVFVSHDTSDALAIADRVAVMKDGEILQVGTPKQIYSEPANSYIAGFFPYANILSWNDALNVLDLSDKKASAVCIRPESVRISVAHDEQKTKAKVIDVEYAGADDFLILETVKGTKLHAKANAFEFDEQDDVYIHIDDYYLLDK is encoded by the coding sequence ATGATTAAGGTACAACACCTCGGGAAGGCATATGATGAGAAGGGTAAAGCTGCAATCACAGATGTCTCATTTGAAGTTGAGCAGGGAGAAATCTTTGCTTTGATAGGAGAGAGTGGTTGCGGAAAGTCTACAACGCTTAGGTGTATGGCGGGCTTGGAGCAGCCTTCTGAAGGTGAAGTGCAATTGCGAGGAGAAAGAATCATAGGTCCTTGGGAGCAGCTGATTGCTGGGCACCCTGATATTAAGCTGGTAGCACAGAGTTACGACCTTTTTCCAAATATGTCTGTTTGGGAAAACATCAAGCATCCTATCAGGAAATATACAAAAGAGTATCAGCAGTACCGTATCAGTGAGCTGATGCGCCTTTGCAGGTTGGAAGGTTTGGAAAATAAGACTCCCGAGCATTTGTCTGGAGGTGAGCAGCAGCGGGTTGCTTTTGCCTGTGCATTATCAGACGAACCAGCTGTATTGCTGATGGATGAACCGTTCAGTAACCTTGACATTCCTGTAAAGACAATGTTGAGGAGAGAAGTCAAAAGGATGGTGAAGGAGAGTGGTACGACTGTGGTTTTTGTATCACATGATACTTCTGATGCCTTAGCGATTGCTGATCGTGTTGCGGTGATGAAAGATGGAGAAATTCTTCAGGTAGGAACGCCAAAGCAAATCTATAGTGAACCTGCCAATTCATATATAGCAGGCTTTTTCCCTTATGCCAATATCCTAAGTTGGAATGATGCCCTGAATGTTCTTGACTTGTCAGACAAAAAAGCATCGGCGGTTTGTATTAGACCGGAGTCTGTAAGAATTTCAGTGGCTCATGACGAACAGAAAACTAAGGCAAAAGTGATAGATGTAGAATATGCCGGTGCAGATGACTTTCTGATTCTGGAGACCGTGAAAGGCACCAAACTGCATGCAAAAGCCAACGCATTTGAGTTTGATGAGCAAGATGATGTCTACATCCATATAGATGATTACTATCTACTTGATAAATAA
- a CDS encoding transketolase — MKMAEISELKRIASQVRRDVIRMVHNVGNGHPGGALGCTDLFVLLYFKHMEHNKEFSMDGLNEDLFFLSNGHISAVFYSTLARAGYFPVEELNTHRKIDSRLQGHPTPYEHLEGIRMASGSLGQGLSVAIGAAETKRLNKEDKNVYALMGDGEQQEGQIWEAAMYAAHNKLDNLIGFVDYNLKQIDGSTDDVLSLGDLAAKYKAFGWEVFECNGNDMEELDATVTAAKAAKGNGKPKMVLMRTEMGYPIDFMVGTHKWHGVAPNAEQTEIALAQLEETLGDF, encoded by the coding sequence ATTAAGATGGCTGAAATTAGCGAACTGAAGCGTATTGCGTCACAAGTTAGAAGAGATGTGATCAGAATGGTCCACAATGTAGGAAACGGTCACCCAGGCGGTGCTTTGGGATGTACAGACCTTTTCGTTCTGCTTTACTTCAAGCACATGGAGCACAATAAGGAATTCTCTATGGATGGCTTGAACGAGGACCTTTTCTTCCTGTCAAATGGACACATTTCTGCCGTGTTCTACAGTACGCTTGCTCGTGCAGGATACTTCCCTGTGGAAGAATTGAATACACACCGTAAGATTGATTCACGTCTGCAAGGACACCCAACTCCATATGAGCACCTTGAAGGTATCCGTATGGCGTCAGGTTCGCTAGGTCAAGGTCTTTCTGTTGCTATTGGTGCAGCGGAAACTAAAAGACTGAACAAAGAAGATAAGAATGTATATGCGCTGATGGGTGATGGCGAACAGCAGGAAGGTCAAATTTGGGAAGCTGCAATGTATGCTGCTCACAACAAACTTGACAACCTGATCGGTTTCGTTGATTACAACCTGAAGCAAATTGACGGTTCTACAGACGACGTACTGAGCTTGGGCGACTTGGCAGCTAAATACAAAGCATTTGGCTGGGAAGTATTCGAGTGTAACGGTAACGATATGGAAGAACTGGATGCGACAGTTACTGCTGCTAAAGCGGCTAAAGGTAACGGCAAACCAAAAATGGTTCTGATGCGCACTGAGATGGGTTACCCAATCGACTTTATGGTGGGTACGCACAAGTGGCATGGTGTAGCTCCAAACGCTGAACAAACTGAGATTGCTTTGGCTCAGCTTGAGGAGACTTTGGGTGACTTCTAA